One Tolypothrix bouteillei VB521301 DNA window includes the following coding sequences:
- a CDS encoding acyl-CoA dehydrogenase family protein, protein MIDFTLTQEQQMLQSTARNFAQTEVKPIVQIIEESSDRSIEPWDFCKRVFHKGFELGFTSLLLPQEYGGKGKKCVDLALVLEEIGAVDVSIASSYFNLTAAMSLFVTRAATREQQKQILSFVKSGKPHLFSAAESEPNIATSDLFCPIPDPKIGMKTFARREGNGYILNGKKSSLVTNAGIANSYFMITRTALDKPLHESLSIFYIPADTPGLKFGTRTEMIGWKPSHHAEILLDNVRVPVENLIGNEGEAARLLVLLPEVAIGLAASYVGLARATYEYALDYAKHRESWGRPIIEHQSVALKLADMMVNTQAARLMVWDAAHTADTDPQLASTIKAPAAKTFAVDVAIKNAQTAIEILGGYGVTKDALTGKFLADATIGYSCDFTRELLRLGLVNFL, encoded by the coding sequence ATGATTGACTTCACCTTAACACAAGAGCAGCAAATGTTGCAGTCAACAGCACGCAACTTTGCTCAAACCGAGGTCAAACCTATTGTCCAGATAATTGAAGAGTCTAGCGATCGCTCCATCGAACCCTGGGATTTCTGCAAACGAGTGTTCCACAAAGGATTCGAGCTAGGATTTACATCTCTACTGCTACCGCAAGAGTACGGTGGTAAGGGCAAAAAATGTGTAGACTTGGCATTAGTGTTAGAAGAAATAGGCGCTGTAGACGTTAGCATTGCCTCTAGCTACTTTAACCTCACGGCGGCTATGTCGCTTTTTGTGACAAGAGCAGCAACTCGCGAACAGCAAAAGCAAATCCTATCTTTTGTAAAATCTGGGAAACCTCATTTGTTTAGTGCTGCAGAAAGTGAACCAAACATAGCCACTTCAGATTTGTTTTGTCCCATACCAGACCCCAAAATAGGGATGAAAACCTTTGCTCGGCGAGAGGGTAATGGATATATTCTCAACGGTAAAAAATCTTCGCTAGTGACAAATGCTGGTATTGCTAATAGCTACTTCATGATTACCCGCACAGCCTTAGACAAACCATTACATGAAAGCTTGTCTATATTTTACATTCCTGCAGATACACCTGGTTTAAAGTTTGGCACAAGAACGGAGATGATTGGTTGGAAACCCTCCCATCATGCCGAAATTTTATTAGATAACGTCCGAGTCCCAGTAGAAAATTTGATTGGGAATGAGGGCGAAGCAGCTAGACTGCTTGTGTTACTTCCTGAAGTCGCTATTGGACTAGCTGCTTCCTATGTAGGTTTGGCTCGTGCTACCTACGAGTACGCTTTAGATTATGCCAAGCATCGAGAGAGTTGGGGACGTCCCATTATTGAGCATCAGTCCGTTGCTTTAAAACTGGCTGATATGATGGTCAATACTCAAGCAGCACGGTTAATGGTGTGGGATGCAGCCCATACAGCTGATACCGATCCCCAACTAGCGTCAACAATTAAGGCACCTGCAGCCAAAACCTTTGCCGTAGACGTAGCAATTAAAAATGCCCAAACAGCTATTGAAATTCTTGGGGGCTATGGAGTTACAAAAGATGCTCTTACAGGCAAGTTTCTCGCTGACGCTACCATTGGCTACTCATGTGATTTCACGCGAGAATTACTGCGCCTCGGTTTAGTGAATTTTTTGTAA
- a CDS encoding phytanoyl-CoA dioxygenase family protein, whose protein sequence is MVQSIDKANYTVTDLDRLAQDLNRDGICVIRGLFDKKLIEEWAQAFEKLFRERQNQPGGLAPREVARYYLTFPWVPPFANELVFANPTILGILDRVFFQEYVMVQLGADIPVQGSNYQETHRDFRPLFSDQIVTPLYALAVNFPLVEVTEENGPFQMARGTHLLSREEGLGKIASGEIPMESFYMQPGDAIVRSPLALHRGSPNRTAQPRPMVVMGYVMHWLHTAKVDLTVPRDYYESLPEKVRQLLRCQVVEQLPKEKVETYINFKY, encoded by the coding sequence ATGGTTCAAAGTATAGATAAAGCTAACTATACAGTTACCGATCTAGATCGACTCGCACAAGATTTAAATCGAGATGGAATTTGCGTGATTCGCGGTCTTTTTGACAAAAAACTGATTGAAGAGTGGGCTCAAGCTTTTGAAAAGTTATTTAGAGAGCGTCAAAATCAACCGGGTGGGCTGGCTCCTCGTGAAGTTGCTCGTTACTATCTAACCTTTCCTTGGGTTCCTCCATTTGCTAACGAGTTAGTTTTCGCCAATCCAACGATTTTGGGTATCCTCGATCGCGTGTTTTTCCAAGAATACGTCATGGTTCAGTTAGGAGCGGATATCCCGGTGCAAGGCTCCAATTATCAAGAAACTCACCGGGATTTTCGCCCCCTATTCTCAGACCAGATAGTAACACCACTCTATGCTCTGGCTGTTAACTTTCCTTTGGTTGAAGTTACGGAAGAGAATGGACCATTCCAGATGGCACGTGGGACACACCTTTTATCCCGTGAGGAGGGGCTGGGAAAGATTGCCAGTGGTGAAATTCCGATGGAATCTTTTTATATGCAACCCGGTGACGCTATCGTTCGCTCGCCTCTGGCGCTGCATCGAGGTTCACCAAACAGAACTGCTCAGCCGAGACCGATGGTAGTTATGGGCTATGTTATGCATTGGTTGCATACAGCGAAAGTGGATTTGACTGTACCGCGAGACTATTATGAAAGCCTTCCTGAGAAAGTAAGGCAGTTATTGCGATGTCAGGTAGTAGAGCAGTTGCCAAAGGAGAAAGTAGAAACTTATATAAATTTTAAGTACTAA
- a CDS encoding S8 family peptidase, producing the protein MEQDQLIILRNTSRVDLSDLFSGRSRSIQSVRASEGINLRLDVESLDKQDLFEVRRDPEVVSIAPPMPIALVKPVASQQTEASPTGVTWGVSVTRASESPFTGKGVTVAVLDSGIDAEHEAFRGIQLVQRDFTGEGNGDNYGHGTHCAGTLFGQPINGLRYSIAPGVQRALIGKVLNGVGGGTTAGIYQALLWAINENAHVISLSLGLDFPGYVNKLVAEKEYPMDLATSKALEAYRANIRLFESLAELTRARGAVFQQGTVVIAAAGNESKRDIKPDYELAVTPPAAADGIISVGALRTDGEPHNALTVADFSNTGVNIAAPGVDIYSAAVGGGYIDMSGTSMATPHVAGVAALWAEKILSETRTVSSTELSARLIGQATKSRIATGVDPLDVGAGLVQAPLS; encoded by the coding sequence ATGGAACAAGATCAACTTATTATTCTCCGTAACACCAGTCGTGTAGATTTAAGCGATCTGTTTTCAGGGCGATCGCGTTCTATACAATCGGTTCGAGCATCAGAAGGAATTAACCTTCGCCTTGATGTGGAATCGCTCGACAAGCAAGATCTTTTTGAAGTGCGACGAGATCCTGAGGTTGTCAGTATTGCACCACCCATGCCAATTGCACTGGTTAAACCTGTTGCTAGCCAACAAACAGAAGCTTCTCCAACTGGGGTGACTTGGGGGGTGAGTGTCACCAGAGCATCAGAAAGCCCGTTTACTGGTAAAGGCGTAACAGTTGCTGTTCTCGATAGTGGAATCGATGCCGAACATGAAGCTTTCCGAGGAATTCAACTCGTACAGCGTGATTTCACTGGTGAAGGAAACGGTGACAATTACGGTCATGGTACGCACTGTGCGGGAACTCTATTTGGTCAACCAATTAACGGCTTGCGTTACAGCATAGCGCCTGGGGTTCAACGTGCTTTAATTGGTAAAGTTTTAAATGGGGTAGGCGGCGGTACTACTGCAGGCATATATCAAGCATTATTATGGGCTATCAACGAAAATGCTCATGTTATTTCCTTATCCCTTGGCTTAGATTTTCCAGGATACGTAAACAAATTGGTTGCAGAAAAAGAATACCCAATGGACTTAGCAACATCAAAAGCATTGGAGGCTTACAGAGCAAATATTCGTTTGTTTGAAAGTTTGGCAGAATTAACTCGTGCGAGAGGGGCTGTTTTCCAACAAGGGACGGTAGTTATTGCAGCAGCTGGTAACGAAAGTAAGCGAGACATTAAGCCTGATTATGAATTGGCTGTCACTCCACCTGCAGCAGCTGATGGAATTATTTCTGTAGGAGCACTTCGCACGGATGGCGAACCACATAATGCTTTAACAGTAGCCGATTTTTCCAACACAGGGGTGAATATCGCAGCTCCTGGTGTTGACATTTATTCTGCAGCAGTTGGTGGTGGTTATATTGACATGAGCGGAACGAGCATGGCAACTCCACACGTTGCAGGAGTCGCCGCACTTTGGGCAGAAAAAATCTTAAGTGAGACTAGAACTGTCAGTTCAACTGAATTGAGTGCTCGATTGATCGGTCAAGCAACAAAATCTCGCATAGCAACTGGAGTCGATCCTCTAGATGTTGGTGCAGGGCTTGTACAGGCACCACTAAGTTAG
- a CDS encoding prephenate dehydratase has translation MFSLQPFRSLLSLAGVTTVAFGLSAVIQLKLALAEKFGYLGPQGTYSEQATRVYQSTMPGFEQAVPYNTIAAIAAAIKSGEVPRGLIPIENSDSGFVTETYRLIFQELDPGWRVIDEVTIPIASSLLVKPGTQAGDVKKIISHPNALRGLATYLQQNFPNIPLVEANSTAAAAKEVSNGDGTTAAIAASAAAKVYGLETLANNIQDNDYETNFWVIVKTNQTTFTAHPNHVIISLLVPSGSRMFSYTVAELQDVGFHVVNVNSTPLDGKIHSYRYLIGLKSDSNVSNALKKVNAVLKAAQRSGGQALLIGAYRR, from the coding sequence ATGTTCTCACTCCAGCCTTTCCGCTCGCTCTTGAGTCTTGCTGGCGTCACGACTGTTGCATTCGGCTTGTCTGCAGTAATACAACTCAAATTGGCACTGGCTGAAAAATTTGGCTACCTCGGACCGCAAGGCACTTACTCAGAGCAAGCAACCAGAGTGTATCAGTCTACGATGCCTGGGTTCGAGCAAGCAGTTCCCTACAATACGATCGCAGCGATCGCAGCTGCTATTAAAAGCGGTGAAGTGCCTCGCGGACTTATACCGATAGAAAATTCAGATAGTGGCTTTGTCACTGAAACTTATCGCCTTATATTTCAGGAATTAGATCCGGGCTGGCGCGTCATTGATGAAGTCACAATACCAATTGCCTCCAGTCTTCTTGTTAAGCCAGGTACACAAGCAGGTGATGTCAAAAAGATTATTTCACACCCAAATGCTTTGCGAGGGCTGGCAACTTACTTGCAGCAAAATTTTCCAAACATCCCATTAGTGGAAGCAAATTCCACTGCCGCAGCAGCTAAAGAAGTCTCTAACGGAGATGGTACAACAGCTGCCATCGCCGCATCTGCTGCTGCTAAAGTTTACGGGCTAGAGACACTTGCAAATAACATTCAAGATAACGACTACGAAACAAATTTCTGGGTAATTGTAAAGACAAATCAAACTACTTTCACTGCTCATCCGAATCATGTGATTATTTCGCTTCTTGTGCCTTCTGGCTCCCGAATGTTTTCCTACACAGTAGCAGAACTGCAAGATGTAGGCTTTCATGTTGTAAACGTAAACTCAACACCGCTTGATGGGAAGATCCACAGCTACCGTTACCTGATTGGGCTTAAGTCGGACTCTAACGTGTCAAATGCTCTCAAAAAAGTCAATGCAGTGCTTAAAGCAGCCCAGAGATCGGGCGGACAAGCACTTCTTATAGGTGCCTATCGGCGCTAA
- a CDS encoding amidohydrolase family protein, with product MTIALDRPTQKTKSARIREKLGYPIIDTDVHTQEFEPAVLDYLEEVAGSGIVERFKEHLPGASRFKWYKQTWEERFAYRTNRPNWWGRPTKNTLNLATISLPKLLHERLQEAGTDFAVVYPNLATMAPNIGNEEMRRAVCRAINKYHADIFRPYSDRLTPIAAIPMHTPQEAIEELEYAVKVLGLKAIQIPGYVRRPIPAFEKYGKEVANEVVWIDNFGLDSEYDYDPFWEKCVELKVVPTTHASSQGWTTQRSVTNAQYNHINHFAFAAEALCKSLFFGGVTRRFPSLKFAFMEGGSAWGASLYADIIWHWETRNKEHLLTKNNPAIVDKEALKELYIRYGGELVHGRLDGLGDGLGFHSKHFAPEDPGELDEFALAGIEKPEDVRDRFLNHFYFGTESDDTRVAQAFNRKALPFGDRVKAFLGSDAGHWDVPDITSVAANAYSLAEREIITEEDLRYFLSVHPLELYTSLNRNFFKGTAVEKQAEEYLVSIGR from the coding sequence ATGACTATTGCTTTAGACCGTCCAACACAAAAAACTAAATCTGCTAGGATTCGTGAAAAACTGGGTTATCCAATTATTGATACTGATGTTCATACCCAGGAATTTGAACCCGCAGTTTTGGATTATTTAGAAGAAGTTGCTGGAAGTGGAATTGTTGAACGCTTTAAAGAACATTTACCAGGAGCTTCTCGCTTTAAATGGTACAAGCAAACTTGGGAAGAACGTTTTGCTTATCGTACTAACCGTCCTAACTGGTGGGGACGTCCGACTAAAAATACTCTAAATTTGGCTACTATTAGCTTGCCAAAGTTATTGCACGAACGGTTGCAAGAAGCGGGTACAGATTTTGCCGTTGTGTATCCTAACTTAGCTACAATGGCACCAAATATAGGCAATGAAGAAATGCGGAGGGCTGTGTGTCGGGCTATTAATAAGTATCATGCTGATATTTTCCGCCCGTACTCTGACCGCCTCACACCAATTGCTGCAATTCCCATGCACACTCCTCAAGAAGCAATAGAAGAGTTGGAATATGCCGTCAAAGTTCTTGGTCTGAAAGCCATTCAAATCCCCGGTTATGTTCGCCGTCCGATTCCCGCCTTTGAGAAGTATGGCAAGGAAGTAGCAAATGAGGTGGTTTGGATTGATAACTTTGGCTTGGATAGCGAGTATGATTACGACCCTTTCTGGGAGAAATGTGTAGAACTGAAAGTTGTACCTACGACTCACGCTTCAAGTCAAGGTTGGACGACTCAACGTTCTGTAACCAACGCTCAGTACAACCATATCAATCACTTTGCTTTTGCTGCAGAAGCACTGTGCAAATCTTTATTCTTTGGTGGCGTTACCCGTCGCTTCCCCAGTTTAAAATTTGCTTTTATGGAAGGTGGTTCTGCTTGGGGTGCGAGTTTGTATGCTGATATTATTTGGCATTGGGAAACTCGTAATAAAGAACATTTGTTGACCAAGAATAACCCTGCTATTGTAGACAAAGAAGCACTTAAAGAACTCTACATTCGTTATGGTGGAGAACTCGTGCATGGACGCTTAGATGGACTCGGTGATGGTTTGGGATTCCACAGCAAGCATTTTGCACCTGAAGATCCAGGCGAGCTAGATGAATTTGCTCTTGCGGGAATTGAGAAGCCGGAAGATGTACGCGATCGCTTTTTAAATCACTTCTACTTCGGTACGGAGTCAGACGATACCCGTGTAGCTCAAGCTTTTAACCGCAAAGCTCTTCCCTTTGGCGATCGCGTGAAAGCTTTCTTAGGTTCTGATGCCGGTCATTGGGATGTGCCTGATATTACCAGCGTGGCTGCTAATGCTTACTCCTTGGCAGAACGGGAAATCATTACTGAAGAAGATTTACGCTACTTCCTGTCTGTTCATCCATTAGAGTTATATACCAGTCTCAATCGTAACTTTTTCAAAGGTACGGCGGTCGAGAAACAGGCGGAGGAATATCTTGTCAGTATTGGTCGTTAG
- a CDS encoding amidohydrolase family protein, with protein sequence MTVALERPKKRTRSAEIREQLGYPIIDTDVHTQEFPPVFLDYLEQVAGTTIAERFQEHLPGSSRSKWFKQSWEERRAYRTTRPPFWTRPTDDALNLATISLPKLLHERLQEAGTDFAVVYPNLATLAPHIGNEDMRRAVCRAANTYHADIFRPYSDRLTPIATIPMHTPEEAIEELEYAVKVLGLKAIQIPGHIRRPIPAFEKYGEEVANEAIWIDTFGLDSKYDYDPFWKKCVELKVVPTTHSSGMGWINRRSISNYQYNHIGHFASAGEALCKSLFFGGVTHRFPTLKFAFLEGGSAWGASLYADLIWHWETRNKDHLLENNDPAKIDREELLEYYVRYGGELVHGRLDRLGSGLGFHSELISPTDPGEQDEFALAGVKTPEDVRTRFLNHFYFGTESDDTRVAHAFNRKANPYGDRIKAFLGSDSGHWDVPDITAVTANSYSFVERSIITEEDLRYFLSIHPLELYTSLNRDFFKRTSVEKAADEYLENKD encoded by the coding sequence ATGACTGTCGCTCTAGAACGTCCCAAAAAAAGAACTCGCTCGGCAGAGATTCGCGAACAACTGGGATATCCTATCATTGATACAGATGTACATACCCAAGAATTCCCCCCAGTTTTCTTGGATTATTTAGAGCAAGTCGCTGGTACTACAATTGCAGAACGCTTCCAAGAACACCTACCCGGTTCATCCCGATCCAAATGGTTCAAGCAATCTTGGGAAGAACGTCGCGCATATCGCACTACACGTCCTCCTTTCTGGACTCGTCCCACTGATGATGCCTTAAATTTAGCTACCATTAGCTTACCCAAACTTCTACACGAGCGCTTGCAAGAAGCAGGTACAGACTTTGCTGTTGTATATCCCAACTTAGCAACTTTAGCTCCTCATATTGGCAATGAAGATATGCGCCGAGCAGTATGTCGTGCTGCAAACACCTATCATGCTGATATTTTCCGTCCCTATAGCGATCGCTTAACACCAATCGCTACCATCCCCATGCATACACCCGAAGAGGCGATTGAAGAGTTAGAGTATGCAGTGAAAGTTTTGGGATTGAAAGCAATACAAATTCCCGGTCATATTCGCCGTCCAATTCCCGCTTTTGAGAAATATGGTGAGGAAGTCGCAAATGAAGCTATCTGGATTGACACCTTTGGTTTAGATAGCAAATATGACTACGATCCCTTCTGGAAGAAGTGCGTGGAACTCAAAGTTGTACCCACCACCCATTCTAGTGGTATGGGTTGGATAAATCGTCGCTCTATTTCTAACTATCAGTACAACCATATCGGTCACTTTGCTTCGGCTGGTGAAGCACTCTGCAAATCACTGTTTTTTGGTGGTGTGACTCACCGCTTCCCTACCTTGAAGTTTGCTTTTTTAGAAGGTGGTTCAGCCTGGGGTGCGAGTCTTTACGCTGATTTAATTTGGCACTGGGAAACCCGCAATAAAGACCACCTGTTGGAAAATAACGATCCTGCGAAGATCGATCGTGAAGAACTGTTAGAGTATTACGTTCGCTATGGTGGCGAACTCGTACACGGTCGCTTAGATCGATTGGGAAGCGGTCTGGGCTTCCACTCTGAGTTAATATCTCCTACCGATCCAGGCGAACAGGATGAATTTGCCTTAGCAGGAGTTAAAACTCCAGAAGACGTGCGGACACGCTTCTTAAATCACTTTTACTTTGGTACAGAGTCAGATGATACCCGTGTAGCTCATGCTTTTAACCGCAAAGCCAATCCTTATGGCGATCGCATTAAAGCCTTTTTGGGTTCTGATTCCGGTCATTGGGATGTACCTGATATTACAGCTGTAACTGCCAATTCTTACTCCTTTGTTGAACGTAGCATCATTACAGAAGAAGACTTGCGCTATTTCTTATCTATTCATCCATTAGAGCTGTACACAAGTCTTAACCGTGACTTCTTCAAAAGAACATCTGTAGAAAAAGCAGCAGATGAATACTTAGAGAATAAGGATTAG
- a CDS encoding GlsB/YeaQ/YmgE family stress response membrane protein, whose protein sequence is MNIIAWIVLGLIAGAIAKAIYPGHQGGGILGTILLGIIGAFVGGSLGVFFSTGQFSLAATTLSIPGIALAVVGALVAIFIWNLLTRRAV, encoded by the coding sequence ATGAACATTATTGCTTGGATTGTATTAGGTCTCATCGCTGGAGCTATTGCTAAAGCTATCTACCCCGGTCATCAAGGTGGTGGAATCTTAGGAACGATCTTGTTAGGAATTATTGGTGCTTTTGTTGGTGGTAGCTTAGGCGTATTCTTTAGCACGGGTCAATTTTCACTGGCTGCTACTACCCTTAGTATCCCCGGTATCGCATTAGCAGTTGTTGGTGCGCTAGTCGCTATTTTTATCTGGAATTTACTCACCCGTCGTGCTGTTTAA
- a CDS encoding alpha/beta fold hydrolase, which yields MLQFQAPGFGQKVINTSLGFMVYYTQTAVPWIISETEDLPTLVFLHNFGGGASAYEWSKVYPAFATTHHILAPDLIGWGESAHPVRDYQVKDYLTVLAEFIRQTCPTPVTVVASSLTAALTIRLAITQPFLFKALYLVCPSGFDDFGQGAGRRLPLQIINTPLLDRLIYILGAENELAVRNFLQSFLFANPQRVSQEMVQAFLASAQQPNAKFAALAFLRGDLYFDLSLYIQQLTIPTVVFWGTEAQFTSIKLGERLVKLNTTAIQGFHAIADAGVLPHLEVPEIAIGLLQKYL from the coding sequence ATGCTTCAATTTCAAGCCCCTGGTTTTGGGCAGAAAGTCATCAATACATCCTTGGGGTTTATGGTTTACTACACCCAAACGGCTGTACCCTGGATAATATCTGAAACTGAAGATTTACCAACCCTTGTCTTTCTGCACAATTTTGGTGGTGGGGCTTCTGCATATGAATGGTCTAAAGTTTATCCTGCATTTGCAACCACGCACCACATATTAGCTCCTGACTTAATTGGTTGGGGTGAATCTGCTCATCCCGTGCGGGATTATCAAGTTAAAGATTACCTGACAGTCTTGGCTGAGTTTATCAGACAAACTTGTCCTACACCTGTCACAGTGGTAGCATCGTCATTAACAGCAGCCTTGACGATACGTCTTGCCATCACCCAACCTTTTTTATTCAAAGCACTGTATTTGGTATGCCCGTCAGGATTTGATGATTTTGGACAAGGTGCAGGACGCAGGCTTCCCCTGCAAATTATCAATACACCTCTATTAGATCGTTTGATTTATATTTTAGGTGCGGAAAATGAGTTGGCTGTACGCAATTTTTTGCAAAGCTTTCTTTTTGCCAATCCACAACGTGTTTCTCAAGAGATGGTACAAGCTTTCTTAGCTTCTGCACAACAGCCCAATGCAAAGTTTGCCGCCTTAGCATTTTTACGAGGGGATTTATACTTTGACTTGAGTTTGTACATTCAACAACTGACTATTCCAACTGTTGTCTTTTGGGGAACAGAAGCACAATTTACGAGTATCAAGTTGGGAGAGCGTTTAGTCAAGTTAAATACTACTGCAATTCAAGGATTTCACGCGATCGCAGATGCAGGAGTTTTACCCCATCTAGAAGTACCGGAAATAGCGATCGGTTTGCTACAAAAATACTTGTAG
- a CDS encoding glycoside hydrolase family 43 protein yields the protein MSHIDPTPETLTQKRTYTNPVYKGYFADPFVWKYQDVYYAIGTGAAEAQGQIDEITNATSNDSANNLYVFPLLRSFDFLNWHFVGNALKRPDPTLGDNFWAPEVAYSDGKFYLYYSVGHEDKNHQLRVATSDTPVGPYEDIGEPLIDPNSCPFAIDPHPFRDDDGEWYLFYARDFLDTEGGTRAGTALCVDRFQSMTKLSGFGKTVLRARSDWQRFLANRLMYGEIFDWHTLEGPCVRKHEGRYYCFYSGGRWETENYGVDYGVADNVMGPYSDAGNETGPRVLRSHPGCVLGPGHNSIILGPDLETEYIVYHAWGVNMAARQMCMDELIWTPDGPRCNGPTWTPQTITEKSMKEGKA from the coding sequence ATGTCTCATATCGATCCAACACCGGAAACCCTAACTCAAAAACGTACTTACACAAATCCAGTTTACAAAGGCTATTTCGCCGATCCCTTTGTTTGGAAGTACCAAGATGTATACTATGCGATCGGAACTGGTGCAGCAGAAGCACAAGGACAGATAGACGAAATCACAAATGCGACAAGCAATGATTCTGCCAACAACTTATATGTCTTTCCTCTATTACGCTCTTTCGATTTCCTAAACTGGCATTTTGTTGGTAACGCGCTAAAACGTCCAGACCCTACTCTTGGAGACAACTTTTGGGCACCCGAAGTTGCATACAGTGATGGTAAATTCTACCTTTACTACTCTGTGGGACACGAGGATAAAAATCATCAGTTGCGCGTTGCTACCAGCGATACTCCTGTTGGTCCTTATGAGGATATTGGAGAACCGTTGATAGATCCTAATTCTTGTCCCTTTGCCATTGACCCGCACCCATTCCGCGATGACGATGGGGAGTGGTATCTGTTTTACGCCCGAGATTTTCTCGACACTGAGGGTGGTACCCGTGCTGGGACTGCACTCTGTGTAGATCGGTTCCAAAGCATGACAAAGCTCTCCGGCTTTGGGAAAACTGTCTTGCGTGCGCGTTCGGATTGGCAGAGGTTTTTAGCCAACCGTTTGATGTACGGTGAAATTTTTGATTGGCATACCTTGGAAGGTCCTTGTGTCAGGAAACATGAAGGTCGGTACTACTGTTTTTATAGCGGTGGACGTTGGGAAACCGAAAACTATGGTGTGGACTATGGAGTTGCTGACAATGTGATGGGACCTTATTCAGATGCAGGTAACGAAACAGGACCACGCGTGCTGCGATCGCATCCCGGTTGTGTTCTCGGACCCGGACACAATTCAATTATTCTAGGTCCAGACCTAGAGACTGAGTATATTGTTTACCATGCTTGGGGAGTAAACATGGCGGCGCGACAGATGTGTATGGACGAGCTGATCTGGACGCCTGATGGACCCCGTTGCAACGGTCCTACTTGGACACCGCAGACCATCACTGAAAAAAGTATGAAGGAAGGTAAGGCGTGA